Genomic segment of Caproiciproducens sp. NJN-50:
ATGTTTCAGGATATTCACAGCGTGGGAAACCAGGGGAACACTTCCTTCCGGCAGCTGGTGATTTCCAATCCCGTCCTCGGCCCGAACGGAGAGGTGCAGAACATTATCGCGCTGTGCAAATCGCTGGATTCCCTGAACGAATTCTACAATGAGGCCGCCATGAGCAACGGGGTGTCTTCCTTCGCGCGGCCTGTGCAGCCGATTCCCAGCGGCGAGTCGGTGATTGCCGAGAGCAAGGCGATGAAGGATATTCTCGCCATGGCGAAAGAAGTGGCAAATGTGGACGCCTCGATTTTGATTACGGGGGAGTCGGGGACCGGCAAGGAGGTCATCGCCCAGTATATCCACCAGAGCAGCAGGCGCTCCGGCAAAAAAATGGTTGTCATCAACTGCGCGTCTCTGCCGGAAAACCTGCTGGAAGCCGAGCTGTTCGGCTATGAGAAGGGCGCCTTCACCGGAGCGTCCCCCAATGGGAAAGCCGGGATGTTCGAAATGGCGGACGGCGGCACGCTTTTTCTGGATGAGGTCAATTCCCTGCCCTACTCCCTGCAGGGAAAGCTGCTGCGGGCCATTGAAACGAAAAATATTCAGAGGATCGGTTCCACTCACAGCAAGCAGGTGGATTTCCGCCTGATCTCCGCGACCAACGAGGACCTCTGGAAAGCCGTCGCGGAGAAGCGGTTCCGGGCCGATCTGTTTTTCCGTCTCAACGTGATCCCCCTGCCCCTTGTGCCCCTGCGGGAACGCAGGGAAGACATCGTTCCCCTAGCCCTTCATTTTTTGAATTATTACAACAATAAATACAACAAAAATAAGAATTTTACGGAAGCGACGATCGCGAATATTCTGGAATACCCCTGGTATGGCAACGTGCGTGAATTAAAGAATTTTGTGGAACGTTCCGTTGTGATGAGCGCCGGTGACTATATTGAAATCAACGACATTGGCGCAATCGCGGCAAACTCTGACTTTTCATCGATCCATCGGCCCCTGATCCCGCTTCAGAGCGCTCCCACCCGTTTTGACACCATGATGCAGCAGGGGGTTTCACTGGAGCAGTATGTTTCTCAGTGCGAGTGCGAATACCTGAACTTCGCGATGGAACGCTTTCAGAGCACTTATGCCGCCGCCAAGGCGCTGGGAACGAGCCAGTCCGCCATTATGCGCAAGAAAAGGAAATACCATCTGAAGTGATCCGGCCGCTCCGAAGCGCGGAGGATTGATTTCAATTTCAGCGGTCGGAACAGCCCGGCTTTTGGGATATCTTGATGACGGAAAAAGAGGAACCGTGCAGAATGATCTGGAATTCTGCACGAATTTTTTATATTATTACAGATTCGTATTGTACTATGTTTCTATAAAATTAAAATTCCTTCAGGCTTCCGGCGGAGGCTGAATTTTCCGCCGGAAGCCGCCCGGCCGCATCCAATCGTCAATCCCTGACAGTCAGACGCGGATAATGCATCCGTCACCCTGCGTGAGTCCTCCGCAGATTGCGCAGGCTGCGATCCCGCCGCCTCTGCGGCGCAGCTCCATGCCGGCGTTCATCATGATGCGTGCGCCGCTGGCCGTATTTGCGTGGCCGATGGCGATTGCGCCGCCGTTGACGTTCAGTTTTTTCATGAGGGATTCGTAAACTCCAGCGTCGAAT
This window contains:
- a CDS encoding sigma-54 interaction domain-containing protein, which encodes MVEVNEFYEMMLDNIPYGIYILDAKGKYIYVNSTYVRTLNMSKAELLTYNVHDFLKTGLITFCISDIVYQKKRHVAMFQDIHSVGNQGNTSFRQLVISNPVLGPNGEVQNIIALCKSLDSLNEFYNEAAMSNGVSSFARPVQPIPSGESVIAESKAMKDILAMAKEVANVDASILITGESGTGKEVIAQYIHQSSRRSGKKMVVINCASLPENLLEAELFGYEKGAFTGASPNGKAGMFEMADGGTLFLDEVNSLPYSLQGKLLRAIETKNIQRIGSTHSKQVDFRLISATNEDLWKAVAEKRFRADLFFRLNVIPLPLVPLRERREDIVPLALHFLNYYNNKYNKNKNFTEATIANILEYPWYGNVRELKNFVERSVVMSAGDYIEINDIGAIAANSDFSSIHRPLIPLQSAPTRFDTMMQQGVSLEQYVSQCECEYLNFAMERFQSTYAAAKALGTSQSAIMRKKRKYHLK